The Arachis ipaensis cultivar K30076 chromosome B07, Araip1.1, whole genome shotgun sequence genome includes a window with the following:
- the LOC107609302 gene encoding uncharacterized aarF domain-containing protein kinase 1 isoform X2, whose amino-acid sequence MTPKPFNFPAKRRTGLLLLTAAVAATAAAAQASNTHELSSLSAGKLGAEVHGLVRTARAVSAVASTVVDYEFSLRGLRKDSDQYRHSISEVHLRSAKRFLKLCEVNKGFYVKAGQFVAAQRVLPKEYSSTLSALQDQVAPLPFKVIKGVLKDNLGPDFTEMFESLDEEPIAAASIAQVHHAVLKSDQEVAIKVQYPWVQQQMTFDTRTMYFLSKTIAWLYPQYRFEWLPLAFADSMAAELDFIHEARNSERAAKNLRNNKLIRVPHVFWDLTSRQVLTMQFYTGRKIDDLDFLNQLGVEPEKVDLSQFTTMVNSFLLDHAVYRELDEEFRKDFCQLWEALILKDLNKTLRLGERFGAGKYSRYLPIIFTGTPVESKHAFGISTAEKETMINELKSLLFDDLSSFMETLPPDFIAIMRIDGMIRSIIRKMGVSRVTRLLTYTKYAVYGLLCSKLDVESSRSPMKSYFAVEAAFLSFIATLKYVLILIKVLIGSIDSTPWRQKVNNVLNYMHSKISSEFWGIVVHPVFLLLWIRPNVLF is encoded by the exons ATGACGCCTAAACCCTTCAATTTTCCCGCCAAACGCCGAACCGGCCTTCTCCTACTAACAGCAGCCGTTGCCGCCACCGCCGCCGCCGCCCAAGCTTCGAACACTCACGAGCTCTCCTCTCTCTCTGCAGGAAAACTTGGAGCAGAAGTGCACGGCCTCGTCCGCACTGCACGTGCCGTCTCTGCG GTAGCTTCTACTGTTGTTGATTACGAGTTCTCGTTGCGCGGCCTCCGAAAGGACTCCGATCAGTACCGTCACTCGATTTCCGAG GTTCATCTACGGTCTGCCAAGAGGTTTTTGAAGTTATGCGAAGTGAACAAAGGGTTTTATGTGAAGGCTGGGCAGTTTGTTGCTGCTCAGAGAGTGCTTCCGAAAGAGTACTCGTCAACTTTGTCCGCACTGCAGGACCAG GTTGCTCCTCTTCCTTTTAAAGTTATCAAGGGAGTGTTGAAGGATAATTTGGGACCAGATTTCACTGAGAT GTTTGAGTCATTGGATGAAGAACCTATAGCTGCCGCATCTATTGCACAAGTTCACCATGCGGTGCTGAAAAGTGATCAGGAAGTAGCAATCAAG GTGCAATATCCTTGGGTACAGCAGCAGATGACTTTTGACACAAGAACAATGTATTTCCTATCTAAAACTATTGCATGG TTATACCCACAGTACAGGTTTGAGTGGCTACCATTGGCATTTGCGGACTCCATGGCTGCAGAACTTG ATTTTATTCATGAGGCAAGGAATTCTGAGAGAGCAGCCAAAAACTTGAGAAACAACAAACTGATCAGGGTTCCTCATGTATTCTGG GATTTGACTAGCAGGCAAGTCCTAACAATGCAGTTTTATACAGGGCGAAAG ATTGATGATTTAGACTTTCTGAACCAGCTTGGAGTAGAACCAGAAAAGGTTGATTTATCACAATTCACAACTATGGTGAACTCAT TTCTTTTAGATCATGCAGTCTACAGGGAATTGGATGAGGAATTTAGAAAAGACTTTTGTCAGTTATGGGAAGCTTTGATTCTTAAAGACTTGAATAAAACATTGAGGCTTGGTGAACGATTTGGTGCTGGGAAGTATTCTAGATATCTGCCCATCATTTTCACTGGAACGCCTGTTGAAAG CAAACATGCTTTTGGAATATCAACTGCAGAAAAAGAGACCATGATAAACGAGTTGAAGTCTCTCTTATTTGATGACTTATCTTCATTCATGGAGACCCTGCCTCCAGATTTTATTGCGATAATGCGCATAGA cGGAATGATAAGATCTATCATTAGAAAGATGGGTGTATCTCGGGTCACCAGGTTGCTAACTTACACCAAATATGCAGTATATGGTCTTCTCTGTTCAAAGTTGGATGTAGAATCATCTAGAAGTCCCATGAAATCTT ACTTTGCTGTGGAAGCTGCTTTTCTCAGTTTCATAGCAACCTTAAAATATGTTCTCATCCTAATAAAGGTTCTTATCG GGAGCATTGACAGTACCCCATGGCGCCAGAAGGTGAATAATGTTTTGAATTACATGCATAGCAAGATTAGTAGTGAGTTTTGGGGCATTGTGGTGCATCCTGTTTTTCTTCTATTATGGATCCGTCCTAATGTATTATTTTAA
- the LOC107609302 gene encoding uncharacterized aarF domain-containing protein kinase 1 isoform X1 produces MTPKPFNFPAKRRTGLLLLTAAVAATAAAAQASNTHELSSLSAGKLGAEVHGLVRTARAVSAVASTVVDYEFSLRGLRKDSDQYRHSISEVHLRSAKRFLKLCEVNKGFYVKAGQFVAAQRVLPKEYSSTLSALQDQVAPLPFKVIKGVLKDNLGPDFTEMFESLDEEPIAAASIAQVHHAVLKSDQEVAIKVQYPWVQQQMTFDTRTMYFLSKTIAWLYPQYRFEWLPLAFADSMAAELDFIHEARNSERAAKNLRNNKLIRVPHVFWDLTSRQVLTMQFYTGRKIDDLDFLNQLGVEPEKVAKSLIELFAEMIFVHGYIHGDPHPGNILVSPEGSNGFSLVLLDHAVYRELDEEFRKDFCQLWEALILKDLNKTLRLGERFGAGKYSRYLPIIFTGTPVESKHAFGISTAEKETMINELKSLLFDDLSSFMETLPPDFIAIMRIDGMIRSIIRKMGVSRVTRLLTYTKYAVYGLLCSKLDVESSRSPMKSYFAVEAAFLSFIATLKYVLILIKVLIGSIDSTPWRQKVNNVLNYMHSKISSEFWGIVVHPVFLLLWIRPNVLF; encoded by the exons ATGACGCCTAAACCCTTCAATTTTCCCGCCAAACGCCGAACCGGCCTTCTCCTACTAACAGCAGCCGTTGCCGCCACCGCCGCCGCCGCCCAAGCTTCGAACACTCACGAGCTCTCCTCTCTCTCTGCAGGAAAACTTGGAGCAGAAGTGCACGGCCTCGTCCGCACTGCACGTGCCGTCTCTGCG GTAGCTTCTACTGTTGTTGATTACGAGTTCTCGTTGCGCGGCCTCCGAAAGGACTCCGATCAGTACCGTCACTCGATTTCCGAG GTTCATCTACGGTCTGCCAAGAGGTTTTTGAAGTTATGCGAAGTGAACAAAGGGTTTTATGTGAAGGCTGGGCAGTTTGTTGCTGCTCAGAGAGTGCTTCCGAAAGAGTACTCGTCAACTTTGTCCGCACTGCAGGACCAG GTTGCTCCTCTTCCTTTTAAAGTTATCAAGGGAGTGTTGAAGGATAATTTGGGACCAGATTTCACTGAGAT GTTTGAGTCATTGGATGAAGAACCTATAGCTGCCGCATCTATTGCACAAGTTCACCATGCGGTGCTGAAAAGTGATCAGGAAGTAGCAATCAAG GTGCAATATCCTTGGGTACAGCAGCAGATGACTTTTGACACAAGAACAATGTATTTCCTATCTAAAACTATTGCATGG TTATACCCACAGTACAGGTTTGAGTGGCTACCATTGGCATTTGCGGACTCCATGGCTGCAGAACTTG ATTTTATTCATGAGGCAAGGAATTCTGAGAGAGCAGCCAAAAACTTGAGAAACAACAAACTGATCAGGGTTCCTCATGTATTCTGG GATTTGACTAGCAGGCAAGTCCTAACAATGCAGTTTTATACAGGGCGAAAG ATTGATGATTTAGACTTTCTGAACCAGCTTGGAGTAGAACCAGAAAAG GTAGCAAAATCATTGATTGAACTATTTGCTGAAATGATATTTGTGCATGGTTATATACATGGTGATCCACACCCTGGTAATATATTAGTTTCTCCTGAAGGTTCCAATGGCTTCTCTTTGG TTCTTTTAGATCATGCAGTCTACAGGGAATTGGATGAGGAATTTAGAAAAGACTTTTGTCAGTTATGGGAAGCTTTGATTCTTAAAGACTTGAATAAAACATTGAGGCTTGGTGAACGATTTGGTGCTGGGAAGTATTCTAGATATCTGCCCATCATTTTCACTGGAACGCCTGTTGAAAG CAAACATGCTTTTGGAATATCAACTGCAGAAAAAGAGACCATGATAAACGAGTTGAAGTCTCTCTTATTTGATGACTTATCTTCATTCATGGAGACCCTGCCTCCAGATTTTATTGCGATAATGCGCATAGA cGGAATGATAAGATCTATCATTAGAAAGATGGGTGTATCTCGGGTCACCAGGTTGCTAACTTACACCAAATATGCAGTATATGGTCTTCTCTGTTCAAAGTTGGATGTAGAATCATCTAGAAGTCCCATGAAATCTT ACTTTGCTGTGGAAGCTGCTTTTCTCAGTTTCATAGCAACCTTAAAATATGTTCTCATCCTAATAAAGGTTCTTATCG GGAGCATTGACAGTACCCCATGGCGCCAGAAGGTGAATAATGTTTTGAATTACATGCATAGCAAGATTAGTAGTGAGTTTTGGGGCATTGTGGTGCATCCTGTTTTTCTTCTATTATGGATCCGTCCTAATGTATTATTTTAA